From Microlunatus capsulatus, a single genomic window includes:
- a CDS encoding PDR/VanB family oxidoreductase, producing the protein MFSDVERDCVVAAHRPVAQDVVLLELVARNGRDLPPWEPGSHVDLLLPGSTTGVLERQYSLCGDPADRSRYRVAVLREVDGRGGSAAVHTDLGEGATLRVRGPRNHFHFEPPPGAPVVLVAGGIGITPLLSMAAAADAEGRDLTLVYAGRSRSRMAFVDELLARYGDRVRVHVSDEATRLDVAATLAALPADAHVYACGPVGLIGAVEEAWAGRPSGQLHVEHFEAKEFGPPVWPEPFELELALTGVTVEVPPEKSVLDVVEEQGVLVVSSCRKGTCGTCETPVLEGEVEHRDSVLTPDEQAGADTMMVCVSRAAGPRLVLDL; encoded by the coding sequence ATGTTCAGCGACGTCGAGCGGGACTGCGTCGTCGCCGCCCACCGCCCGGTGGCGCAGGACGTCGTCCTGCTGGAGCTGGTCGCCCGCAACGGCCGCGACCTGCCCCCGTGGGAGCCGGGCTCGCACGTCGACCTGCTGCTGCCGGGCTCCACCACCGGCGTGCTGGAGCGCCAGTACTCGCTGTGCGGCGACCCCGCCGACCGCTCGCGGTACCGGGTCGCGGTGCTGCGCGAGGTCGACGGCCGGGGCGGCTCGGCGGCCGTGCACACCGACCTCGGCGAGGGCGCCACCCTGCGGGTCCGGGGCCCCCGCAACCACTTCCACTTCGAGCCGCCGCCCGGCGCCCCCGTCGTCCTGGTGGCCGGCGGCATCGGGATCACCCCGCTGCTCTCGATGGCGGCCGCCGCGGACGCCGAGGGCCGCGACCTGACGCTGGTCTACGCCGGCCGGTCGCGGTCGCGGATGGCCTTCGTCGACGAGCTCCTCGCGCGCTACGGCGACCGGGTGCGGGTGCACGTCAGCGACGAGGCGACCCGGCTCGACGTCGCCGCGACCCTCGCCGCCCTGCCCGCCGACGCCCACGTCTACGCCTGCGGGCCGGTGGGGCTGATCGGCGCCGTCGAGGAGGCCTGGGCGGGACGGCCGTCGGGTCAGCTGCACGTCGAGCACTTCGAGGCCAAGGAGTTCGGCCCGCCGGTGTGGCCGGAGCCCTTCGAGCTGGAGCTCGCGCTCACCGGCGTCACCGTCGAGGTGCCGCCGGAGAAGTCGGTGCTGGACGTCGTCGAGGAACAGGGCGTCCTCGTCGTCTCCTCCTGCCGCAAGGGCACCTGCGGCACCTGCGAGACGCCGGTGCTGGAGGGCGAGGTCGAGCACCGCGACTCCGTGCTCACCCCCGACGAGCAGGCCGGCGCCGACACGATGATGGTCTGCGTCTCCCGCGCCGCCGGTCCGCGGCTGGTCCTGGACCTCTGA
- a CDS encoding amidohydrolase family protein → MTDAHSTGAGALAVVGAEVVVVDGATRTTEPVHVVDGRVTLEPAPGAEVLDARGCVVTAGLVNAHHHLLQTAFRTLPGTRGVPMASWLPTMAAAYAAAGVDAELCAVAARAGLAEALLCGVTTVADHHLTWPVGADTVAMARATAGAARDLGARLVFVRGTAHDDAETAAASATAIAEALVPDRPDGVSADGMLQLAVGPAGVHSDGEATFRLLGEVAARFGLRRRTQSNEQVDVAVAAERYGRRPLELLSDWGWLAPDVTLAHLCDVTPAEVERIADAGATATHAPGCDLPMGWGVAPVAALRDAGVPVGLGTSGGGSNDAGHLLADARLAMQVAPLAGGSLAARDVLEMATTGSATGLGRPELGHLRPGAAADLCVWDVSGVADAGVADPVDGLLWAAPGRRPRHVVVGGRVVVRDGRLVSADERAVVADLRARVGR, encoded by the coding sequence GCCGAGGTGGTCGTCGTCGACGGCGCCACCCGGACGACGGAGCCCGTGCACGTGGTCGACGGCCGGGTGACGCTGGAGCCGGCGCCGGGCGCCGAGGTCCTCGACGCGCGCGGCTGCGTCGTCACCGCGGGCCTGGTCAACGCCCACCACCACCTGCTCCAGACGGCGTTCCGGACGCTGCCCGGCACCCGCGGCGTGCCGATGGCCAGCTGGCTGCCGACGATGGCCGCGGCCTACGCGGCGGCGGGCGTGGACGCCGAGCTCTGCGCCGTCGCCGCCCGCGCCGGGCTGGCCGAGGCGCTGCTCTGCGGGGTCACCACCGTCGCCGACCACCACCTCACCTGGCCCGTCGGCGCCGACACCGTCGCGATGGCCCGGGCCACGGCCGGCGCGGCGCGGGACCTGGGGGCCCGGCTGGTCTTCGTCCGCGGCACCGCCCACGACGACGCCGAGACCGCGGCCGCCTCGGCCACCGCCATCGCCGAGGCCCTGGTGCCGGACCGGCCCGACGGGGTGAGCGCGGACGGGATGCTCCAGCTGGCCGTCGGCCCGGCCGGGGTGCACAGCGACGGCGAGGCCACGTTCCGGCTGCTGGGGGAGGTGGCCGCCCGCTTCGGGTTGCGCCGCCGGACCCAGAGCAACGAGCAGGTCGACGTCGCCGTGGCCGCCGAGCGCTACGGCCGCCGGCCGCTGGAGCTGCTCTCCGACTGGGGCTGGCTGGCCCCCGACGTCACCCTGGCCCACCTCTGCGACGTCACCCCGGCCGAGGTCGAGCGGATCGCCGACGCCGGTGCGACGGCGACCCACGCCCCGGGCTGCGACCTGCCGATGGGCTGGGGCGTCGCCCCCGTCGCCGCCCTCCGCGACGCCGGCGTGCCCGTCGGGCTGGGCACCAGCGGCGGCGGCAGCAACGACGCCGGCCACCTGCTGGCCGACGCCCGGCTGGCGATGCAGGTCGCCCCGCTGGCCGGCGGGTCGCTGGCCGCGCGCGACGTGCTGGAGATGGCCACCACCGGCTCCGCGACCGGCCTGGGCCGCCCCGAGCTGGGGCACCTGCGGCCCGGCGCCGCCGCCGACCTCTGCGTCTGGGACGTCTCGGGCGTGGCCGACGCCGGCGTGGCCGACCCGGTCGACGGCCTGCTCTGGGCCGCGCCCGGCCGCCGCCCCCGGCACGTCGTCGTCGGCGGGCGCGTGGTGGTCCGCGACGGCCGGCTGGTCAGCGCCGACGAGCGCGCGGTCGTCGCCGACCTCCGGGCCCGCGTCGGCCGCTGA